From the Macaca thibetana thibetana isolate TM-01 chromosome 12, ASM2454274v1, whole genome shotgun sequence genome, one window contains:
- the BZW1 gene encoding eIF5-mimic protein 2 isoform X1 gives MNNQKQQKPTLSGQRFKTRKRDEKERFDPTQFQDCIIQGLTETGTDLEAVAKFLDASGAKLDYRRYAETLFDILVAGGMLAPGGTLADDMMRTDVCVFAAQEDLETMQAFAQVFNKLIRRYKYLEKGFEDEVKKLLLFLKGFSESERNKLAMLTGVLLANGTLNASILNSLYNENLVKEGVSAAFAVKLFKSWINEKDINAVAASLRKVSMDNRLMELFPANKQSVEHFTKYFTEAGLKELSEYVRNQQTIGARKELQKELQEQMSRGDPFKDIILYVKEEMKKNNIPEPVVIGIVWSSVMSTVEWNKKEELVAEQAIKHLKQYSPLLAAFTTQGQSELTLLLKIQEYCYDNIHFMKAFQKIVVLFYKAEVLSEEPILKWYKDAHVAKGKSVFLEQMKKFVEWLKNAEEESESETEEGD, from the exons ATGAATAATCAAAAGCAGCAAAAGCCAACGCTATCAGGCCAGcgttttaaaactagaaaaagag ATGAAAAAGAGAGGTTTGACCCTACTCAGTTTCAAGACTGTATTATTCAAGGCTTAACTGAAACCGGTACTGATTTGGAAGCAGTAGCTAAGTTTCTTGATGCTTCTGGAGCAAAACTTGATTACCGTCGATATGCAGAAACACTCTTTGACATTCTGGTGGCTGGTGGAATGCTGG CCCCAGGTGGTACActggcagatgacatgatgcGTACAGATGTCTGCGTGTTTGCAGCCCAAGAAGACCTAGAGACCATGCAAGCATTTGCTCAG GTTTTTAACAAGTTAATCAGGCGCTACAAATACCTGGAGAAAGGTTTTGAAGATGAAGTAAAAAAG CTGCTGCTGTTCTTAAAGGGTTTTTCAGAGTCGGAGAGGAACAAGCTGGCTATGTTGACTGGTGTTCTTCTGGCTAATGGAACACTTAATGCGTCCATTCTTAATAGCCTTTATAATGAGAATTTGGTTAAAGAAG GAGTTTCAGCAGCTTTTGCTGTAAAGCTCTTTAAATCATGGATAAACGAAAAAGATATCAATGCAGTAGCTGCAAGTCTTCGGAAAGTCAGCATGGATAACAGACTGATG GAACTCTTTCCTGCCAATAAGCAAAGTGTTGAACACTTTACAAAGTATTTTACTGAGGCAGGCTTGAAAGAGCTTTCAGAATATGTTCGGAATCAGCAAACCATTGGAGCTCGTAAGGAGCTCCAGAAAGAACTTCAAGAACAGATGTCCCGTGGTGATCCATTTAAGGAT ataattttatatgtcaagGAGGAGATGAAAAAAAACAACATCCCAGAACCAGTTGTCATTGGAATAGTCTGGTCAAGTGTAATGAGCACTGTggaatggaacaaaaaagaggaGCTTGTAGCAGAGCAAGCCATCAAGCACTTGAAG CAATACAGCCCTCTACTTGCTGCCTTTACTACTCAAGGTCAGTCTGAGCTGACTCTGTTACTGAAGATTCAGGAGTATTGCTATGACAACATTCATTTCATGAAAGCCTTCCAGAAAATAGTGGTGCTTTTTTATAAAG CTGAAGTCCTGAGTGAAGAGCCCATTTTGAAGTGGTATAAAGATGCACATGTTGCGAAGGGGAAGAGTGTTTTCCTTGAGCAAATGAAAAAGTTTGTAGAATGGCTCAAAAATGCAGAAGAAG AATCTGAATCTGAAACTGAAGAAGGTGACTGA
- the BZW1 gene encoding eIF5-mimic protein 2 isoform X2 codes for MLLEQNLITVDMQKHSLTFWWLVECWVSVFNKLIRRYKYLEKGFEDEVKKLLLFLKGFSESERNKLAMLTGVLLANGTLNASILNSLYNENLVKEGVSAAFAVKLFKSWINEKDINAVAASLRKVSMDNRLMELFPANKQSVEHFTKYFTEAGLKELSEYVRNQQTIGARKELQKELQEQMSRGDPFKDIILYVKEEMKKNNIPEPVVIGIVWSSVMSTVEWNKKEELVAEQAIKHLKQYSPLLAAFTTQGQSELTLLLKIQEYCYDNIHFMKAFQKIVVLFYKAEVLSEEPILKWYKDAHVAKGKSVFLEQMKKFVEWLKNAEEESESETEEGD; via the exons ATGCTTCTGGAGCAAAACTTGATTACCGTCGATATGCAGAAACACTCTTTGACATTCTGGTGGCTGGTGGAATGCTGGGTAAGT GTTTTTAACAAGTTAATCAGGCGCTACAAATACCTGGAGAAAGGTTTTGAAGATGAAGTAAAAAAG CTGCTGCTGTTCTTAAAGGGTTTTTCAGAGTCGGAGAGGAACAAGCTGGCTATGTTGACTGGTGTTCTTCTGGCTAATGGAACACTTAATGCGTCCATTCTTAATAGCCTTTATAATGAGAATTTGGTTAAAGAAG GAGTTTCAGCAGCTTTTGCTGTAAAGCTCTTTAAATCATGGATAAACGAAAAAGATATCAATGCAGTAGCTGCAAGTCTTCGGAAAGTCAGCATGGATAACAGACTGATG GAACTCTTTCCTGCCAATAAGCAAAGTGTTGAACACTTTACAAAGTATTTTACTGAGGCAGGCTTGAAAGAGCTTTCAGAATATGTTCGGAATCAGCAAACCATTGGAGCTCGTAAGGAGCTCCAGAAAGAACTTCAAGAACAGATGTCCCGTGGTGATCCATTTAAGGAT ataattttatatgtcaagGAGGAGATGAAAAAAAACAACATCCCAGAACCAGTTGTCATTGGAATAGTCTGGTCAAGTGTAATGAGCACTGTggaatggaacaaaaaagaggaGCTTGTAGCAGAGCAAGCCATCAAGCACTTGAAG CAATACAGCCCTCTACTTGCTGCCTTTACTACTCAAGGTCAGTCTGAGCTGACTCTGTTACTGAAGATTCAGGAGTATTGCTATGACAACATTCATTTCATGAAAGCCTTCCAGAAAATAGTGGTGCTTTTTTATAAAG CTGAAGTCCTGAGTGAAGAGCCCATTTTGAAGTGGTATAAAGATGCACATGTTGCGAAGGGGAAGAGTGTTTTCCTTGAGCAAATGAAAAAGTTTGTAGAATGGCTCAAAAATGCAGAAGAAG AATCTGAATCTGAAACTGAAGAAGGTGACTGA